A single window of Salvia splendens isolate huo1 chromosome 6, SspV2, whole genome shotgun sequence DNA harbors:
- the LOC121809462 gene encoding E3 ubiquitin-protein ligase COP1-like isoform X1, producing MEDCSTTFTVPAADHTGDPAPEAEDKELSCPICMQIMKDVFLTSCGHSFCYMCIVTHLHNKSDCPCCAQFLTPSQLFPNFLLNKLLKKTSAHQLSKLASPVEQFRHSLEQGCQVSVKELDSLVSLVTEKKRKLEQEEAERNMQILLDFLHCLRKQKVNELNEVQSDLQYIKEDLNSVERHRIELYQARERCSVKLKILSSDHLGIRSRTSSRPMDRIISGHVSNSYNIRGITSMNFQYTKDEAKAQVNNIPRTQSKEAAPSEPTSQHMSQSGLAVMRKKRVHAQFNELQEFYLQKRRQLVNQIEKQGNKDNTIIRREGYSSGLADFQSVLSTFTRFSRLRVIAELRHSDLFHSPNIVSSIEFDRDDELFATAGVSRRIKVFDFSSVVNEPTDVHCPVVEMTTRSKLSCLSWNKFMKNHIASSDYEGIVTVWDAGTQQSIMEYEEHEKRAWSVDFSSTEPSMLVSGSDDCKVKIWCTKQEGSVLNIDMKTNICCVKYNPESSKFVAIGSADHHIHYYDLRNPCHPVSVFSGHNKAVSYVKFLSSNELASASTDSTLRLWDVKDNLLLYFKVRTFRGHTNEKNFVGLTVNNDFLACGSETNEVSVYHKAITKPVTWHKFGSPDVEDVEEDAGSYFISAVCWKVGSPTVLAANSRGTIKVLALTA from the exons ATGGAGGATTGTTCGACGACCTTCACAGTGCCGGCGGCGGATCACACTGGAGATCCAGCTCCGGAGGCGGAGGATAAGGAGTTGTCGTGCCCAATTTGTATGCAGATTATGAAGGACGTCTTCCTAACCTCGTGCGGCCATAGCTTCTGCTACATGTGCATCGTCACTCATCTCCACAACAAGAGCGATTGCCCCTGCTGCGCTCAGTTTCTCACTCCATCTCAGCTCTTCCCCAATTTTCTCCTCAACAAG CTATTGAAGAAGACATCTGCCCATCAACTATCAAAATTAGCATCTCCTGTAGAACAATTTCGTCATTCGCTGGAACAG GGCTGTCAAGTGTCAGTGAAGGAGTTAGACTCTCTAGTGTCTCTGGTGacagagaaaaagagaaaattgGAACAAGAAGAAGCAGAGAGAAACATGCAGATTCTGCTGGACTTCTTACACTGCTTAAGGAAGCAAAAAGTTAATGAACTCAACGAG GTGCAAAGTGATCTGCAATACATCAAGGAAGACTTAAACTCTGTGGAAAGACATAGGATAGAGCTGTACCAAGCAAGAGAAAGGTGTTCAGTTAAACTGAAGATTCTCTCTAGTGATCATCTTGGAATTAGATCCCGCACTTCCTCTAGGCCAATGGATAGAATCATTTCAGGCCATGTGTCCAACTCTTACAACATAAGAGGAATTACTTCTATGAACTTCCAGTACACTAAAGACGAAGCGAAAGCTCAAGTTAATAATATCCCTCGAACCCAGAGCAAGGAAGCTGCTCCGAGCGAACCAACTTCACAACATATGAGCCAATCTGGTTTGGCAGTTATGCGGAAAAAGCGAGTCCATGCACAG TTTAACGAACTTCAGGAATTTTACTTACAAAAGAGACGTCAATTGGTCAACCAAATAGAGAAGCAAGGAAATAAAGATAACACCATCATTAGAAGAGAAGGTTATAGTTCCGGTTTAGCAGATTTCCAGTCAGTTCTAAGTACGTTTACTCGGTTCAG TCGATTACGAGTAATTGCTGAACTTAGACACAGTGACCTATTCCACTCACCCAATATCGTTTCAAG TATAGAGTTTGATCGGGATGATGAGCTGTTTGCTACTGCTGGAGTTTCACGGCGGATAAAAGTTTTTGATTTTTCATCG GTTGTGAACGAACCTACAGATGTGCATTGCCCTGTTGTTGAGATGACTACTCGATCTAAGCTTAGCTGCTTGAGCTGGAATAAGTTCATGAAAAATCACATAGCTAGTAGTGATTATGAGGGCATAGTAACTGTCTGGGATGCTGGTACTCAACAA AGTATCATGGAATATGAGGAGCACGAGAAACGGGCATGGAGTGTTGATTTCTCCTCAACAGAGCCATCAATGCTCGTTTCTGGTAGTGATGACTGCAAG GTAAAAATTTGGTGCACAAAGCAAGAAGGTAGTGTTCTCAACATTGATATGAAGACAAATATATGCTGTGTGAAGTACAATCCCGAGTCCAGCAAATTTGTTGCG ATTGGCTCTGCAGATCACCATATTCACTACTATGACTTGAGAAATCCCTGCCATCCAGTCTCTGTGTTCAGTGGTCATAATAAGGCAGTTTCATATGTGAAATTCCTCTCCAGCAACGAGCTTGCTTCTGCTTCAACAGATAGCACTCTCCGGCTATGGGATGTGAAGGACAATCTGCTC CTGTATTTTAAGGTCCGTACATTTAGAGGGCACACCAACGAGAAGAATTTCGTAGGCCTAACTGTCAACAATGATTTCCTAGCTTGTGGCAGCGAAACAAATGAAGTCTCTGTCTATCACAAG GCTATTACGAAACCCGTGACATGGCATAAATTTGGATCCCCGGATGTCGAGGACGTCGAGGAAGATGCAGGATCTTACTTCATAAGCGCAGTATGCTGGAAAGTTGGAAGTCCCACCGTATTAGCTGCCAACAGTAGAGGAACAATCAAGGTGTTGGCCCTGACTGCTTGA
- the LOC121809461 gene encoding uncharacterized protein LOC121809461 isoform X1 yields the protein MTNGDNGRCVFPLTGLQIGDLQSYLSHLSLFMASDSGKFYILVDNRPWLKDLVSRPTHLWQLMVTKSRSSPFANTKRGKDRKLMRQLSELETSPSLNTSKLRNFKQWISLIDAVILSRKRALLPVKKLRNSLIANSKLHRTLYGFIVFEVAWRDVRGINYLNELQTDTSLAMEAKVMRRWQFDSIAQAANSISSWFPGTLDERILLEEHLDATIGEVFHDARESFPRSDKKADMAGDCTNVETESPCSSSSSFSMYTIMGQNLTQRLHTPPPEGFPYKRRKLTSPIHFDLGSSSEVADAENFDILSHTPDTSDCEDTLQPSMYRDVLILFRFDERDLPNKLRYIIMSDLRLLTLLEAGLPSWVIFLQSYPVFCHLYRPWMCPLARACYVLISIITVLIGFYDLYKNVPLLKATASRLFGPLFDWIESLEMISRIKYLGTMLFLHNFQKAIKWFLSAMRTIRSIFTLVIEPMAGPFAEFLEFLLPLWTVFGEVAENLFSVMWMVTESCFAMVGDLIEILVLPLWFILSLVWNIAISVICPMFWILFEFLYAPIRLVLGFCSLVAYLCTLVYEMVGDLLLFAGSLVSFTRDVESTVSSYEVSIWRSLWNDLFSQIFRALRSILNGFVAFFMACNRHRLSTYNHMKELYHRLSRRPRRVSAQKVDQDTHTSATRLSPRVGKSPITSSSPGTVR from the exons ATGACGAATGGAGACAATGGCCGTTGCGTGTTTCCGTTGACAGGCTTACAAATTgg GGATTTGCAGTCCTATCTTTCACATCTGAGCCTATTTATGGCCTCTGACAGTGGGAAGTTCTACATCTTGGTGGACAACCGGCCATGGTTAAAGGATCTCGTGTCACGACCCACACATTTGTGGCAGTTGATGGTCACTAAG TCCAGGTCGTCTCCATTCGCAAACACGAAGAGGGGGAAGGATAGGAAGTTGATGAGACAACTTTCGGAATTGGAGACTTCTCCCTCACTAAACACAAGTAAGTTGAGAAACTTCAAGCAGTGGATCTCGTTGATTGATGCAGTGATCTTGTCCCGGAAGAGGGCTTTGTTACCTGTCAAGAAGCTTAGGAATTCTTTGATTGCAAACAGCAAGTTGCATAGAACCTTGTATGGCTTCATTGTCTTTGAAGTTGCGTGGAGGGATGTACGTGGTATTAACTATTTGAACGAGCTTCAG ACTGATACCTCGCTTGCAATGGAGGCTAAAGTCATGAGAAGGTGGCAATTCGATAGCATAGCCCAAGCCGCTAACTCGATTTCTTCATGGTTCCCTGGTACCCTCGATGAACGGATCCTTTTGGAAGAGCATTTGGATGCTACAATAG GGGAAGTTTTCCATGACGCACGAGAAAGTTTCCCAAGGAGTGACAAGAAGGCAGATATGGCAGGTGATTGCACCAATGTTGAAACTGAATCCCCATGCTCTTCGAGTAGTAGTTTCAGCATGTACACTATAATGGGGCAAAACTTGACACAGAGACTCCACACTCCTCCTCCTGAAGGGTTTCCTTACAAAAGGCGGAAACTTACGAGTCCTATACACTTCGATCTTGGTTCATCTTCTGAAGTAGCAGACGcggaaaattttgatatattgtCTCACACGCCAGATACAAGTGACTGTGAAGACACACTCCAGCCTTCCATGTACCGTGATGTTCTGATTTTGTTCCGGTTTGATGAACGCGACCTTCCTAACAAATTAAGGTACATAATTATGTCTGATCTGCGGTTACTCACTCTTCTTGAAGCTGGGCTTCCATCATGGGTTATTTTCCTTCAATCTTATCCAGTATTCTGCCATCTCTATCGTCCCTGGATGTGTCCGTTGGCCAGGGCTTGCTATGTGCTTATATCGATCATCACTGTCCTCATTGGGTTTTACGACTTGTATAAAAATGTACCACTCCTTAAGGCCACAGCATCTAGGTTGTTCGGGCCCCTGTTCGACTGGATAGAATCGTTGGAAATGATTTCAAGAATCAAGTATTTAGGGACCATGTTATTCCTTCATAATTTTCAAAAGGCGATTAAGTGGTTTCTTTCTGCAATGAGAACCATTCGTTCAATTTTCACATTAGTTATAGAGCCAATGGCTGGACCATTTGCTGAGTTTCTGGAATTCTTACTTCCTCTGTGGACTGTGTTCGGAGAAGTTGCTGAGAATCTGTTTTCAGTCATGTGGATGGTGACCGAGTCTTGTTTTGCAATGGTAGGAGACCTAATAGAGATTTTAGTGCTGCCATTGTGGTTTATCTTGTCTCTTGTATGGAATATTG CAATATCGGTTATATGTCCCATGTTCTGGATACTGTTTGAGTTCCTTTATGCTCCAATTCGACTCGTCCTAGGATTTTGTAGCCTCGTGGCGTATTTATGCACGCTTGTTTATGAAATGGTTGGAGATTTATTGCTGTTCGCTGGCAGCCTAGTTAGTTTTACCAGGGATGTCGAATCAACAGTGAGCTCGTATGAGGTTTCAATCTGGCGCTCTCTGTGGAACGACCTTTTCTCTCAG ATTTTCCGTGCTCTCCGAAGTATCCTCAATGGTTTTGTGGCTTTCTTCATGGCATGTAATAGGCACCGGCTGAG CACGTATAATCATATGAAGGAGTTATACCACAGATTGTCTCGTAGACCCAGGAGAGTGAGTGCTCAAAAAGTCGATCAAGATACACATACTTCTGCAACACGTTTATCT CCAAGAGTTGGGAAGAGTCCCATCACCAGTTCAAGCCCAGGAACGGTTAGATGA
- the LOC121809462 gene encoding E3 ubiquitin-protein ligase COP1-like isoform X2 gives MEDCSTTFTVPAADHTGDPAPEAEDKELSCPICMQIMKDVFLTSCGHSFCYMCIVTHLHNKSDCPCCAQFLTPSQLFPNFLLNKLLKKTSAHQLSKLASPVEQFRHSLEQGCQVSVKELDSLVSLVTEKKRKLEQEEAERNMQILLDFLHCLRKQKVNELNEVQSDLQYIKEDLNSVERHRIELYQARERCSVKLKILSSDHLGIRSRTSSRPMDRIISGHVSNSYNIRGITSMNFQYTKDEAKAQVNNIPRTQSKEAAPSEPTSQHMSQSGLAVMRKKRVHAQFNELQEFYLQKRRQLVNQIEKQGNKDNTIIRREGYSSGLADFQSVLSTFTRFSRLRVIAELRHSDLFHSPNIVSSIEFDRDDELFATAGVSRRIKVFDFSSVVNEPTDVHCPVVEMTTRSKLSCLSWNKFMKNHIASSDYEGIVTVWDAGTQQSIMEYEEHEKRAWSVDFSSTEPSMLVSGSDDCKVKIWCTKQEGSVLNIDMKTNICCVKYNPESSKFVAIGSADHHIHYYDLRNPCHPVSVFSGHNKAVSYVKFLSSNELASASTDSTLRLWDVKDNLLVRTFRGHTNEKNFVGLTVNNDFLACGSETNEVSVYHKAITKPVTWHKFGSPDVEDVEEDAGSYFISAVCWKVGSPTVLAANSRGTIKVLALTA, from the exons ATGGAGGATTGTTCGACGACCTTCACAGTGCCGGCGGCGGATCACACTGGAGATCCAGCTCCGGAGGCGGAGGATAAGGAGTTGTCGTGCCCAATTTGTATGCAGATTATGAAGGACGTCTTCCTAACCTCGTGCGGCCATAGCTTCTGCTACATGTGCATCGTCACTCATCTCCACAACAAGAGCGATTGCCCCTGCTGCGCTCAGTTTCTCACTCCATCTCAGCTCTTCCCCAATTTTCTCCTCAACAAG CTATTGAAGAAGACATCTGCCCATCAACTATCAAAATTAGCATCTCCTGTAGAACAATTTCGTCATTCGCTGGAACAG GGCTGTCAAGTGTCAGTGAAGGAGTTAGACTCTCTAGTGTCTCTGGTGacagagaaaaagagaaaattgGAACAAGAAGAAGCAGAGAGAAACATGCAGATTCTGCTGGACTTCTTACACTGCTTAAGGAAGCAAAAAGTTAATGAACTCAACGAG GTGCAAAGTGATCTGCAATACATCAAGGAAGACTTAAACTCTGTGGAAAGACATAGGATAGAGCTGTACCAAGCAAGAGAAAGGTGTTCAGTTAAACTGAAGATTCTCTCTAGTGATCATCTTGGAATTAGATCCCGCACTTCCTCTAGGCCAATGGATAGAATCATTTCAGGCCATGTGTCCAACTCTTACAACATAAGAGGAATTACTTCTATGAACTTCCAGTACACTAAAGACGAAGCGAAAGCTCAAGTTAATAATATCCCTCGAACCCAGAGCAAGGAAGCTGCTCCGAGCGAACCAACTTCACAACATATGAGCCAATCTGGTTTGGCAGTTATGCGGAAAAAGCGAGTCCATGCACAG TTTAACGAACTTCAGGAATTTTACTTACAAAAGAGACGTCAATTGGTCAACCAAATAGAGAAGCAAGGAAATAAAGATAACACCATCATTAGAAGAGAAGGTTATAGTTCCGGTTTAGCAGATTTCCAGTCAGTTCTAAGTACGTTTACTCGGTTCAG TCGATTACGAGTAATTGCTGAACTTAGACACAGTGACCTATTCCACTCACCCAATATCGTTTCAAG TATAGAGTTTGATCGGGATGATGAGCTGTTTGCTACTGCTGGAGTTTCACGGCGGATAAAAGTTTTTGATTTTTCATCG GTTGTGAACGAACCTACAGATGTGCATTGCCCTGTTGTTGAGATGACTACTCGATCTAAGCTTAGCTGCTTGAGCTGGAATAAGTTCATGAAAAATCACATAGCTAGTAGTGATTATGAGGGCATAGTAACTGTCTGGGATGCTGGTACTCAACAA AGTATCATGGAATATGAGGAGCACGAGAAACGGGCATGGAGTGTTGATTTCTCCTCAACAGAGCCATCAATGCTCGTTTCTGGTAGTGATGACTGCAAG GTAAAAATTTGGTGCACAAAGCAAGAAGGTAGTGTTCTCAACATTGATATGAAGACAAATATATGCTGTGTGAAGTACAATCCCGAGTCCAGCAAATTTGTTGCG ATTGGCTCTGCAGATCACCATATTCACTACTATGACTTGAGAAATCCCTGCCATCCAGTCTCTGTGTTCAGTGGTCATAATAAGGCAGTTTCATATGTGAAATTCCTCTCCAGCAACGAGCTTGCTTCTGCTTCAACAGATAGCACTCTCCGGCTATGGGATGTGAAGGACAATCTGCTC GTCCGTACATTTAGAGGGCACACCAACGAGAAGAATTTCGTAGGCCTAACTGTCAACAATGATTTCCTAGCTTGTGGCAGCGAAACAAATGAAGTCTCTGTCTATCACAAG GCTATTACGAAACCCGTGACATGGCATAAATTTGGATCCCCGGATGTCGAGGACGTCGAGGAAGATGCAGGATCTTACTTCATAAGCGCAGTATGCTGGAAAGTTGGAAGTCCCACCGTATTAGCTGCCAACAGTAGAGGAACAATCAAGGTGTTGGCCCTGACTGCTTGA
- the LOC121809461 gene encoding uncharacterized protein LOC121809461 isoform X3 has translation MRQLSELETSPSLNTSKLRNFKQWISLIDAVILSRKRALLPVKKLRNSLIANSKLHRTLYGFIVFEVAWRDVRGINYLNELQTDTSLAMEAKVMRRWQFDSIAQAANSISSWFPGTLDERILLEEHLDATIGEVFHDARESFPRSDKKADMAGDCTNVETESPCSSSSSFSMYTIMGQNLTQRLHTPPPEGFPYKRRKLTSPIHFDLGSSSEVADAENFDILSHTPDTSDCEDTLQPSMYRDVLILFRFDERDLPNKLRYIIMSDLRLLTLLEAGLPSWVIFLQSYPVFCHLYRPWMCPLARACYVLISIITVLIGFYDLYKNVPLLKATASRLFGPLFDWIESLEMISRIKYLGTMLFLHNFQKAIKWFLSAMRTIRSIFTLVIEPMAGPFAEFLEFLLPLWTVFGEVAENLFSVMWMVTESCFAMVGDLIEILVLPLWFILSLVWNIAISVICPMFWILFEFLYAPIRLVLGFCSLVAYLCTLVYEMVGDLLLFAGSLVSFTRDVESTVSSYEVSIWRSLWNDLFSQIFRALRSILNGFVAFFMACNRHRLSTYNHMKELYHRLSRRPRRVSAQKVDQDTHTSATRLSPRVGKSPITSSSPGTVR, from the exons ATGAGACAACTTTCGGAATTGGAGACTTCTCCCTCACTAAACACAAGTAAGTTGAGAAACTTCAAGCAGTGGATCTCGTTGATTGATGCAGTGATCTTGTCCCGGAAGAGGGCTTTGTTACCTGTCAAGAAGCTTAGGAATTCTTTGATTGCAAACAGCAAGTTGCATAGAACCTTGTATGGCTTCATTGTCTTTGAAGTTGCGTGGAGGGATGTACGTGGTATTAACTATTTGAACGAGCTTCAG ACTGATACCTCGCTTGCAATGGAGGCTAAAGTCATGAGAAGGTGGCAATTCGATAGCATAGCCCAAGCCGCTAACTCGATTTCTTCATGGTTCCCTGGTACCCTCGATGAACGGATCCTTTTGGAAGAGCATTTGGATGCTACAATAG GGGAAGTTTTCCATGACGCACGAGAAAGTTTCCCAAGGAGTGACAAGAAGGCAGATATGGCAGGTGATTGCACCAATGTTGAAACTGAATCCCCATGCTCTTCGAGTAGTAGTTTCAGCATGTACACTATAATGGGGCAAAACTTGACACAGAGACTCCACACTCCTCCTCCTGAAGGGTTTCCTTACAAAAGGCGGAAACTTACGAGTCCTATACACTTCGATCTTGGTTCATCTTCTGAAGTAGCAGACGcggaaaattttgatatattgtCTCACACGCCAGATACAAGTGACTGTGAAGACACACTCCAGCCTTCCATGTACCGTGATGTTCTGATTTTGTTCCGGTTTGATGAACGCGACCTTCCTAACAAATTAAGGTACATAATTATGTCTGATCTGCGGTTACTCACTCTTCTTGAAGCTGGGCTTCCATCATGGGTTATTTTCCTTCAATCTTATCCAGTATTCTGCCATCTCTATCGTCCCTGGATGTGTCCGTTGGCCAGGGCTTGCTATGTGCTTATATCGATCATCACTGTCCTCATTGGGTTTTACGACTTGTATAAAAATGTACCACTCCTTAAGGCCACAGCATCTAGGTTGTTCGGGCCCCTGTTCGACTGGATAGAATCGTTGGAAATGATTTCAAGAATCAAGTATTTAGGGACCATGTTATTCCTTCATAATTTTCAAAAGGCGATTAAGTGGTTTCTTTCTGCAATGAGAACCATTCGTTCAATTTTCACATTAGTTATAGAGCCAATGGCTGGACCATTTGCTGAGTTTCTGGAATTCTTACTTCCTCTGTGGACTGTGTTCGGAGAAGTTGCTGAGAATCTGTTTTCAGTCATGTGGATGGTGACCGAGTCTTGTTTTGCAATGGTAGGAGACCTAATAGAGATTTTAGTGCTGCCATTGTGGTTTATCTTGTCTCTTGTATGGAATATTG CAATATCGGTTATATGTCCCATGTTCTGGATACTGTTTGAGTTCCTTTATGCTCCAATTCGACTCGTCCTAGGATTTTGTAGCCTCGTGGCGTATTTATGCACGCTTGTTTATGAAATGGTTGGAGATTTATTGCTGTTCGCTGGCAGCCTAGTTAGTTTTACCAGGGATGTCGAATCAACAGTGAGCTCGTATGAGGTTTCAATCTGGCGCTCTCTGTGGAACGACCTTTTCTCTCAG ATTTTCCGTGCTCTCCGAAGTATCCTCAATGGTTTTGTGGCTTTCTTCATGGCATGTAATAGGCACCGGCTGAG CACGTATAATCATATGAAGGAGTTATACCACAGATTGTCTCGTAGACCCAGGAGAGTGAGTGCTCAAAAAGTCGATCAAGATACACATACTTCTGCAACACGTTTATCT CCAAGAGTTGGGAAGAGTCCCATCACCAGTTCAAGCCCAGGAACGGTTAGATGA
- the LOC121809461 gene encoding uncharacterized protein LOC121809461 isoform X2, giving the protein MASDSGKFYILVDNRPWLKDLVSRPTHLWQLMVTKSRSSPFANTKRGKDRKLMRQLSELETSPSLNTSKLRNFKQWISLIDAVILSRKRALLPVKKLRNSLIANSKLHRTLYGFIVFEVAWRDVRGINYLNELQTDTSLAMEAKVMRRWQFDSIAQAANSISSWFPGTLDERILLEEHLDATIGEVFHDARESFPRSDKKADMAGDCTNVETESPCSSSSSFSMYTIMGQNLTQRLHTPPPEGFPYKRRKLTSPIHFDLGSSSEVADAENFDILSHTPDTSDCEDTLQPSMYRDVLILFRFDERDLPNKLRYIIMSDLRLLTLLEAGLPSWVIFLQSYPVFCHLYRPWMCPLARACYVLISIITVLIGFYDLYKNVPLLKATASRLFGPLFDWIESLEMISRIKYLGTMLFLHNFQKAIKWFLSAMRTIRSIFTLVIEPMAGPFAEFLEFLLPLWTVFGEVAENLFSVMWMVTESCFAMVGDLIEILVLPLWFILSLVWNIAISVICPMFWILFEFLYAPIRLVLGFCSLVAYLCTLVYEMVGDLLLFAGSLVSFTRDVESTVSSYEVSIWRSLWNDLFSQIFRALRSILNGFVAFFMACNRHRLSTYNHMKELYHRLSRRPRRVSAQKVDQDTHTSATRLSPRVGKSPITSSSPGTVR; this is encoded by the exons ATGGCCTCTGACAGTGGGAAGTTCTACATCTTGGTGGACAACCGGCCATGGTTAAAGGATCTCGTGTCACGACCCACACATTTGTGGCAGTTGATGGTCACTAAG TCCAGGTCGTCTCCATTCGCAAACACGAAGAGGGGGAAGGATAGGAAGTTGATGAGACAACTTTCGGAATTGGAGACTTCTCCCTCACTAAACACAAGTAAGTTGAGAAACTTCAAGCAGTGGATCTCGTTGATTGATGCAGTGATCTTGTCCCGGAAGAGGGCTTTGTTACCTGTCAAGAAGCTTAGGAATTCTTTGATTGCAAACAGCAAGTTGCATAGAACCTTGTATGGCTTCATTGTCTTTGAAGTTGCGTGGAGGGATGTACGTGGTATTAACTATTTGAACGAGCTTCAG ACTGATACCTCGCTTGCAATGGAGGCTAAAGTCATGAGAAGGTGGCAATTCGATAGCATAGCCCAAGCCGCTAACTCGATTTCTTCATGGTTCCCTGGTACCCTCGATGAACGGATCCTTTTGGAAGAGCATTTGGATGCTACAATAG GGGAAGTTTTCCATGACGCACGAGAAAGTTTCCCAAGGAGTGACAAGAAGGCAGATATGGCAGGTGATTGCACCAATGTTGAAACTGAATCCCCATGCTCTTCGAGTAGTAGTTTCAGCATGTACACTATAATGGGGCAAAACTTGACACAGAGACTCCACACTCCTCCTCCTGAAGGGTTTCCTTACAAAAGGCGGAAACTTACGAGTCCTATACACTTCGATCTTGGTTCATCTTCTGAAGTAGCAGACGcggaaaattttgatatattgtCTCACACGCCAGATACAAGTGACTGTGAAGACACACTCCAGCCTTCCATGTACCGTGATGTTCTGATTTTGTTCCGGTTTGATGAACGCGACCTTCCTAACAAATTAAGGTACATAATTATGTCTGATCTGCGGTTACTCACTCTTCTTGAAGCTGGGCTTCCATCATGGGTTATTTTCCTTCAATCTTATCCAGTATTCTGCCATCTCTATCGTCCCTGGATGTGTCCGTTGGCCAGGGCTTGCTATGTGCTTATATCGATCATCACTGTCCTCATTGGGTTTTACGACTTGTATAAAAATGTACCACTCCTTAAGGCCACAGCATCTAGGTTGTTCGGGCCCCTGTTCGACTGGATAGAATCGTTGGAAATGATTTCAAGAATCAAGTATTTAGGGACCATGTTATTCCTTCATAATTTTCAAAAGGCGATTAAGTGGTTTCTTTCTGCAATGAGAACCATTCGTTCAATTTTCACATTAGTTATAGAGCCAATGGCTGGACCATTTGCTGAGTTTCTGGAATTCTTACTTCCTCTGTGGACTGTGTTCGGAGAAGTTGCTGAGAATCTGTTTTCAGTCATGTGGATGGTGACCGAGTCTTGTTTTGCAATGGTAGGAGACCTAATAGAGATTTTAGTGCTGCCATTGTGGTTTATCTTGTCTCTTGTATGGAATATTG CAATATCGGTTATATGTCCCATGTTCTGGATACTGTTTGAGTTCCTTTATGCTCCAATTCGACTCGTCCTAGGATTTTGTAGCCTCGTGGCGTATTTATGCACGCTTGTTTATGAAATGGTTGGAGATTTATTGCTGTTCGCTGGCAGCCTAGTTAGTTTTACCAGGGATGTCGAATCAACAGTGAGCTCGTATGAGGTTTCAATCTGGCGCTCTCTGTGGAACGACCTTTTCTCTCAG ATTTTCCGTGCTCTCCGAAGTATCCTCAATGGTTTTGTGGCTTTCTTCATGGCATGTAATAGGCACCGGCTGAG CACGTATAATCATATGAAGGAGTTATACCACAGATTGTCTCGTAGACCCAGGAGAGTGAGTGCTCAAAAAGTCGATCAAGATACACATACTTCTGCAACACGTTTATCT CCAAGAGTTGGGAAGAGTCCCATCACCAGTTCAAGCCCAGGAACGGTTAGATGA